GGATCGTCGGTGGCGTTGGTGTCTTCCGGCACCGCCTCGGCATCGGCGGCCGGCTCGACGGCCTGCTCTTCGACCGGCACCGGCTTCTGCGGCATGACCAGCGGGCCCTTGTTGCCACAGGCCGAAAGGAACAGCAGCGCCAGCGCTGCCAACGGAATCAGGATGCGATTGCGATGGGGGATGCTCATGGCCCGAGTATAGCGGCGCGCGAAAGGACAGGTGTGCCGATTCAATGAACGCCCAGATGGGACCGGTGCGCCCGGACCGGTGACTGCCGCCGCGGGTAGCGCCGGCCGTTGGCCGGCCCAGGCAGTGCTAGGGCGGCAACGGCCGGGTCCACAGCCACGCCGCCACCACCGTCATGCAGCCGATCGACAGCCACTTCACCCAGGCGATCGGCACGCACCACAGCATGATGCCGGCGCACACCGCCATGGTCAGGGTGGCCATCCACTTGCCCTTGCGGCTGACCGCGCCATGGGCCTGCCAGTTGCCGATGGCCGGGCCGAACCGTGGGTGCTGCAGCAGCCAGGTGTGCAGGCGCTCGGAACCGCGTGAGGCGGCCCAGGCCGAAATCAGGATGAACACCGTGGTCGGCAGGCCGGGCACGAAGATGCCGACGATGCCGGTGCCCAGGCTGGCATAGGCAAGCAACCACCAGGCCCAGCGGAAGCGTACCGATGGCCGCGCAGGCGCGGCATCGGGGTGCTCGGGGCGTTCGGGCAGGGTCATGCCGTCAGGATAGCGAGGCCCGGCGCCGACCGCGATGGTCGGCGCCGGCACGCAGCGTTACGGCGCCGTATCCACGCCCAGCTGGTCGAGCACGAACGCATACGACTCGGCCAGCTCCAGGTAACGCTGGAAGCGGCCGGACTTGCCGCCGTGGCCGGCTTCCATGTTCGTGCGGAACACGATCGGCGCGGTGCCGGTGTTGTCGTCGCGCAGGCGCGCCACCCACTTGGCCGGCTCCCAGTACTGCACCTGCGAATCCCACAACCCGGTGCCGACGAACAGCGACGGGTAGGCCTGGCGCTGCACGTTGTCATACGGGGAGTAACCCAGCATGTAGTCGTAGTACTCGCGGTTTTCCGGGTTGCCCCACTCGTCGTATTCGTTGGTGGTGAGCGGGATGCTGGCATCCAGCATGGTGGTCACCACGTCCACGAACGGCACCTGTGCCACCATCACCCGGTAATCCTGCGGGGCCTGGTTGGCTACCGCACCCATCAGCAGGCCGCCGGCGCTGCCACCGGACGCGGCCACCCGGTCCTTGGCGGCATAGCCCTGCCGGACCAGTTCGCGGGTGACATCGACGAAGTCGTTGAAGGTGTTCTGCTTCTTCAACAGCTTGCCGTCCTCGTACCAGGCACGGCCCATTTCCTCGCCGCCGCGGATGTGCGCGATCGCATACACCACGCCGCGATCGAGCAGGCTGACCACGGTCTGGTTGAAGCCCGGGTCCATCGACATGCCATAGCTGCCGTAGGCGTACTGATACAGCGCGCCCGTGCCGTCCTTCCTGAAACCGTTGCGGTAGACCAGCGACACCGGCACCTTGGCGCCGTCACGCGCGGTCACCCACACCCGTTCGGTGGTGTAGTGCGCCGGGTCATAGCCGATCACCGGCTGCTGCTTGAGCTGGCGGCGCTCGCCGGTGGTGGTGTTGAGCTCGTAGGTGGTGGTCGGCGTGGTCAGCGA
This is a stretch of genomic DNA from Stenotrophomonas rhizophila. It encodes these proteins:
- the lptM gene encoding LPS translocon maturation chaperone LptM, which codes for MSIPHRNRILIPLAALALLFLSACGNKGPLVMPQKPVPVEEQAVEPAADAEAVPEDTNATDDPPVVPDPVDPQLNSDDGNE
- a CDS encoding YbaN family protein, with product MTLPERPEHPDAAPARPSVRFRWAWWLLAYASLGTGIVGIFVPGLPTTVFILISAWAASRGSERLHTWLLQHPRFGPAIGNWQAHGAVSRKGKWMATLTMAVCAGIMLWCVPIAWVKWLSIGCMTVVAAWLWTRPLPP